In Nitrospirota bacterium, the genomic window CCCAGCTCAACATGACCCACCTGGCCCTCATGCTGTCGGACTACGTGAATGGAGTCGCCATGCGGCACGGCGAGGTCTCGCAGGATTTGTTCCCCGAGACTCCCATCGAATCGATCACGAACGGTGTGCACGCGGGGACTTGGGCCTCCCCGTCATTCGCCGCGCTCTTCGATCGCTACCTCCCCGCATGGAGAGGCGACAACTCCTACCTTCGATATGCCATCCGGATTCCACCCGCCGACATTCACCAAGCCCATGTGGAAGCGAAGGCCGCTCTCCTCGCCGAAGTGGAGCGCCGAACTCACGTCCGCCTCGATCCCAACGCCCTCACGCTCGGATTCGCCCGCCGGGCCACCGCGTACAAGCGGGCCGATCTCCTTTTCACCGATCTGAACCGGCTGAGATCCATCGCCTCCCAGCACGGCCGCCTCCAACTTGTTTTCGCGGGAAAGGCTCACCCGAATGACGAACCGGGAAAACATCTGATCCGACGGATCTTCCAGGCTTCCGCGGCCCTTTCGGAAGCGGTCCCCGTGGTGTATCTGGAAGAGTACGACATGGCGCTGGCCAAGACCGTTTGCGCAGGGGTGGACGTCTGGCTCAACACGCCCCAGCAGCCTCTCGAAGCTTCAGGCACAAGCGGCATGAAGGCCGCGGTGAACGGCGTCCCCAGCTTGAGCGTCCTCGACGGCTGGTGGGTCGAAGGGCATGTCGAAGGCGTGACCGGATGGTCCATCGGCGGCCATTGGGAGGACCTGAAGGTCCTCCCCTACGAAGCATCCCGTAGGGGCGAGGCATGCCTCGCCCCTACGGCTCCCTCTTCTTGGGCTCACAACGATCGCCGCGGTGACGAGGTCCGTTCGCTCTATGACAAGCTCGAACAAACGATCCTGCCGCTCTACTTTCAGCGACCGGAGGAATTCGACCGCATCCGCCAATCCACCATTGTGGTGAATGGGTCCTTCTTCAACGCCCACCGCATGATGAACCAGTACATCCGCAACGCCTACCGGGAGTAAGATGGCGGACAAGATGGAGGCCCTCCGAAGGCTTGCGGAACTTCACGGTGTCCAGACCACGTACTACACGATCGAAGGCCAACGGCGCGACGCCAAGCCTGAAGTCCTCCTTGCCATCCTGAAAGCACTCGGCGCGCCGATTCAGCGTTTGGAAGACGCTCCGGACGCCTTGCACAGATTGCTAGACGCCGCACAGCACCCCCCATCCGCACCTTCCTCCTCAAGGGGGGAAGGGATGGTAGCCGCACCCTTCATGGGTGCGTCTTCAGACGCAGGCATGAAGCCTGCGCCTACCCCCTCCCCCTCGAAGGGGGAGGGTGAGGGTGGGGGTGGGGGTGAGACCTTACAGCCCCTGAAGGCCTGGTCTCCCGGCAGCGGTGAACGCCGATGGGGGGTGTTTGTCCCGCTCTATTCTCTCCGTTCGTCGCGCAACTGGGGCGTCGGCGATTTCACCGACATTGAAAACCTTGTGGATTGGGTCGGCGGTCTCGGAGGAGGAATCGTCGGCACACTTCCCCTCCTGGCAACCTTCCTCGACGATCCCTTCGCCGCATGCCCTTACACACCGGTCAGCCGGATGTTCTGGAATGAGCTGTTCATCGATGTCGAAGGCATCCCGGAATTGGCGGACACACCGGAAGCCTCCTCGCTTGCGTCGTCAGCGGATTTCAGATCGGAAATTCGCGAGCAACGCGAAATACAGCTCGTGGACTACCGGGGTGTCATGCAACTCAAGCGGAGGGTGCTGGAGCGATTGGCCGACTCTATCTCTTCACGGCCCGGCGGCAGGCTCGATGCATTCCTCGCATTCCGCTCCGAGCACCCGAGACTGAACGACTACGCCCGATTCCGCGCGGTAGGGGAGCGGAGCCAGCAGCCTTGGAGGACATGGCCCGAGCCGGCCCGGAACGGCACTCTCACCCCGGGCGATTCCGACCCCCGCGCCGAACAATATCATGCCTATGTGCAGTGGATCGCCCACGAGCAGTTGACTTCTCTCGCGCGGCGGGCACGAATGAAGAATGTGCTCCTCTACCTCGATTTTCCCCTGGGGGTTCATCCCGACGGCTACGACGCCTGGCGGTTCAGCGAGATGTTCGTCGAGGGTGTTTCCGTCGGCGCTCCTCCGGATCCCTTTTTCTCGAAGGGCCAGCGTTGGGGCTTCGCTCCCTTGCACCCGCAACGGCTACTCGACTCGGGGAACCGGCTGTGGTCGGACTCCATCCGCCACCACATGGGCTGCGCGGGAATACTCCGAATCGATCACGTTATGGGTCTCCATCGCCAATTCTGGATTCCCGATGGTTTCGAAGCGATGGACGGTGTCTACGTGCGGTATCCGAAGAGCGACCTCTATGATGCGTTGTGCCGGGAATCGCTCGCCCATGAAACGATTGTGGTGGGTGAGGACCTCGGGACCGTTCCCGAGGAACTTCGGCCTGCCCTCCATGAGCGTGGGATTCTCCGCCTTTTCATCCTCTCGTTTGAGCAAGACCTCACCGGCGGGCGGCCGCTCCCAACGCCTCCCTTCGACTCCGTCGCCGGGCTGAACACGCACGACATCCCGCCGTTCGCCGCCCTCTGGGGTGATCGCCCGAATCGATCGGAGGCGTTGCGCCGCTGCCACGATCATCTGGCCGGCGGGCCGGCCTTCGCGACGCTCGTGAATCTCGAAGATCTATGGTTCGAAACCGAACCGCAGAACAGGCCGGGCACGACCGACGAATTCCCCAATTGGAGGCGGAAGGCGCGAAAAACATTTGAGGAATTCTCCTCGGACGGGAGCATCATGCTGGCGTTGAAGCGAGTGGACCGGCTCCGGCGGGGAGTACCTCCGGAATCTTAATCATGTTCACCGTTTCCTCCGCGCTGACCGATCTGGATCTCCACCTTTTCAACGAGGGGACGCACGGCCGCCTTTATCGCAAGCTCGGAGCCCATTCGATCAATCCCCGGCCGGACTCCGGAGTGCGCTTTGCCATATGGGCACCCGCCGCGGAAAGCGTCTCCGTGATCGGCTCGTTCAATCAGTGGAAACCGAACGTCCATCCGCTGTCCGCGAAGGGAAGCTCCGGAATATGGGAGGGCACGGCGGAAAAAGCCCAGAAGGGCGATTTGTATAAGTTCCACGTTGTGCCCAGGGGCGGCGTCGCACGTTTCGACAAGACCGATCCCTTCTCGTTCTTCACGGAGCAGCCGCCGAAAACGGCCTCGATCATCTGGAATCTCGACTACTCGTGGGGGGACGGCGAGTGGATGCACGGCCGTGGGGAACGAACCACCCGCTCCAAGCCGGTCTCCATCTACGAAGTTCACCTCGGCTCGTGGAAACGCGTGGCGGGCGAAGGTCATCGATCCCTCTCCTACCGGGAGGCCGCGGCCCAACTCTCCGATTACGTGAAGGACACCGGCTTCACTCACGTCGAATTCCTCCCTCTCATGGAGCACCCCTTTTTTGGTTCATGGGGCTACCAGACCACCGGGTACTTCGCGCCGAGCAGCTACTACGGAACGCCGCAGGATCTGATGTTCCTGATCGATACCCTCCATCGCAACGGGATCGGCGTCATCCTGGACTGGGTCCCCTCGCATTTTCCCACGGATCCCCACAGCCTCGGAGAGTTCGACGGAACCCACCTGTACGAACACGCCGATCCCCGACAGGGCGTTCACCCGGATTGGAACAGCTACGTCTTCAATTACGGCCGGCATGAAGTCCGGAGTTTCCTCCTGAGCAGCGCCATCTTCTGGCTCGACCTCTATCATGCCGACGGCCTTCGTGTGGATGCCGTCGCCTCCATGCTCTACCGGGACTATTCGCGCAAAGACGGCGAATGGATTCCCCATCCCACGGGAGGCAGGGAAGACACCGACGCCATCGACTTCCTGCGCCGTCTCAACGAGACCGTCTATCAGGAGTATCCGGATGTCCAGATGATCGCCGAGGAGTCCACGGCCTGGCCCGCGGTATCGCACCCCACAAACACAGGCGGGCTCGGCTTCGGCTACAAGTGGGACATGGGATGGATGAACGACACCCTGCGCTACTTTTCGCAGGATCCCGTCCATCGCAAGCATCACCACCCAAAGCTCACCTTCCGCCAACTGTACTCCCACTCCGAGAATTTCGTGCTGCCGCTGTCGCACGACGAAGTGACCCACGGAAAGGGTTCGCTCCTCGGGAAAATGCCCGGGGATGACTGGCAGAAATTCGCCAATCTTCGCCTCCTTCTCGCGTGGCAGTTCGCGCAGCCCGGCAAGAAACTCCTGTTCATGGGCGGCGAAATCGGTCAGCGAAGCGAATGGAATCACGACGGAAGCATCGAATGGCCACTCCTCCAACACGCACCCCACGCCGGCATCGGGAAGTGGGTCCGGGACCTCAATCGAATCTATGTAACCTCGCCCGCGCTCCATGCCCTCGACTGCGACCCCGCGGGATTCGAATGGATTGAATGCAATGACGCTTCCTCCAGCGTGTTGGCTTTTCTCCGCCGCTCCGCTGATCCGGGAGAGACCGTGCTCGCCGCCTTCAACTTCACGCCTGTGGTGCGCACCTCATTCCGGGTGGGCGTTCCCTTCGAAGGCGCCTGGCAGGAAACGCTGAACAGCGACTCCACACTCTACGGCGGGAGCGGCCATGGAAACATGGGCCAAGTCACGGCGATGGCCCTCCCCTCCCATGGCCGGCCATTTTCCGTTGTCCTCGCCCTCCCACCCTTGGCGGCCATCTTCCTCTCGGCCCCCGTACCCGAACACGCTCCTGTCCGATAGCACCGCGTTTCTTTTGACAGCCACTCCGTGTCACGGGTAGACTTCCCGTTGGGCCAATGGAGATCGGACTAGTCCACATGGTGAGGCGTTACGCATGGTTCCCGATACCGGCCTTGCTGGCCTCCGCACTCGTCTTCTCCTGCGGTTCCGATGGACCGTCGTTCGAACCGCCCCCCGCTCCCGCGAGAGGTCTACAGCTCCGCATGACGCCCTTCGATATCCAATCCAATCACGAGCGGGAAATTTTCCAGGCCCGGCGGCTCGAATCCGACGAAGACCTCTACGTCAATCGAATCGAGGTTAAGATGCCCGAGGGCAGCCACCACTTCATTCTCTATGTAGCCGATCCGGAGCGACAGGACATCAAGGAAGGGACTCGCCAGTTCTTCAATTCCGACGATCCTCTTTTCGCAGAGCTCAAGTTTGGCGCCCGCGAAGGGAGTTTCGTTCTGGGCTCCCAGGAGCCCTACCTCAACATGCAGTTTCCAGTGGGAGTGGCCTTCAGACTGCGGGCTCAGCAGTGGCTCATCTTCAATTCACATTTCATCAACCTGGACGGCTCACATCCAATTCGCGGCGAGGTGGCCTTGAACCTGCACACGATTCCGGAGTCCGACGTGCGCCATCTGGCACGGCCCATATTCGAGAACAATCCACTCATCCTCGTGCTGCCCGGCGAGACTCGCACCACCGAATATGTGTGGACACCCGACCGGGACATCCAACTCCTCTCCCTCACTTCCCACATGCACAAACGCGCGATCGATTTCACCGCCCGGCTGATTGAGGGCGGTCAGAAGGTCGATCCCCCTCTCATGTCCACCCAAACCTGGGACCATCCCGCCGTGAGATATTTCGATCCTCCCCTTCCCATCTCGGAAGGTCAGGGCGTCAATTTCTCCTGTACACACACCAACGACAAGAGTATCCCCCTCATCTTCGGCTTCACCTCGGATGACGAGATGTGCATCATGATCGGTTTCTATTACGCCGAATCCGACCGCCTCTCCCTCCACTAGGCCTGACACGCCCGCCCCGCCCCTGGACTCCCGGACTAAACGACAGTAGAACTCGCCTCAGGCAGGACGGAGATCGGTCCGAACCGATCCATGCCCACGAAACCGGATGGATCCAATCGAAACGACCATATCCCCCGCGAAGGAATCTCCCAACGACCGGGAGATCATCCGCGAGGTTTTGGGTGGCCACACGCAGAGCTACGAGGCGCTCATTCGCAGATATCAGGACCGGATTTTCGGATTTTGCATGACGACACTTTCAAACCGGGAGGAGGCCGAGGAGGCCGCCCAGGAGGTTTTCGTAAAAGCGTTTCGGTCGCTCGCCCGATTCAGGGGCGACGCAGCCTTTTCGACGTGGCTCATTCGGATTGCCGTGAACGAGTGTCGCGATGCGCTCCGACGGCGGTCCCGCCGCAGGGAGCTTTCCCTGGAGGAGCTGCAAGACAAATACGGAGAACAGGCCCGCACACTTTTTCTCGACCCGGCCGGGGAAGCCGACTCGGAGATGGCCGACCTCGTGGATCAACTCCTTTCATCTCTCCGGCCCGAGGAGCGAACCCTACTCGTCCTCCGCGAACGCGAAGGGCACAGCTACACCGAAATCGCGGCGATCCTCGGCTGCTCCGTCGATGCCGTGAAAGCCCGACTTCGCCGCGCCCGCCAGTCCCTGCGCGAGATGGCGCGACACTTTTCACCCTGACTCAACGTCTAATCCTTCAGGCTCTTTTTGAAAATGCGTTGGACCGGTAGGCGCAGGCTTCAGCCTGCGTCCGAAGACGCACCCTAAAGGCCATGTTACATGCCGTGCCATCCGTGGCACGGCGACATCTCATGGCCCCATACCGTCCTCGGCATGGGGGTGCGGCTACCCGGACATCCCCTCGGAAGCGATGGGGTTTTCAAACAGAGCCTGAAATGATCATGGACCACCGACAAGCTTGGGAGCTCCTCTCGCCCTATCGCGACGGCGAACTGAACAATGCCGACCAGAAGGCGGTCGCCGCCCACGTCGCCCATTGTGGAGAATGCCGATCCGAACTGGCCGCGTGGAACTCCATGGGCGCCGCCATCTTCCGTCGGCCCATGGCGGCCCCGTCCACCCATTTCTCCAGCCGTGTCATGGCGCGTTTGGCCGACCCTCCCATTCCGGTCTTCGATCCCGTTTGGCTCAGCCTGCGCCGCCCCGCTCCGCTCCGCTCCGGGGACGGCGAGCGGAATTGGGATGCGGTCCTGCGCCGCTGGCTGATCCCTGCATTCGGCGCTGCCCTGGCCGCCGCGGCGCTGGCCCTCCTGGTGCCGGAACAAGATTCCACGGGCGCCACCGAACTCCTCCTCTTGGCCGATGCTCAGGAGGACTCCGGAACATTGGGGCCTCTCCTCGCATCAGAGATTGAAACTGATTCCTATGATGAACAGCTCTTGGAGGAACCATGAGACCTTCCTGGAAAACGATCTCCGCCTCGTTGGCCGTTGGACTCCTGCTTGGCGCCGCTTTCGGATGGTGGGGGCACCGCATGCGCCTCGATTCCTGGCGGGGCGAGCACCCCTACCAGCGCCTGCTTGAAAGATTCACTTCGAGACTCGACCTCACCCCGGAACAACAACGCCAGGTAGGCGCGATTCTGGAGGGCAAGCGCCAGAGGGTCCACGCGCTTCGGGCCGAAGTCCGCCCCCGATTCGATGACATCCGCCACACCACCGACGACGAAATCGCCCGGCTGCTCACACCCGGACAGCGGGAACAGTTCGACACGATGAAGGCGCGGCGCGAGGAGCGTCGGCGGAAGCACCATCATCCCGACGAATAGTCGCCCCGCGTCCATGTCTGTTCTGCTTGCCGTCGTTCTCATGCTCTCCCTCTCCCGGGCGGCCTCGGCGGAGTCCCTCACTTGGGACGCATGCCTGCGGGAAGCGTCCGAACGCAACCCCGAGTTGGCCGCTGCACAGGAACGCCTCGCCGCCGCCCGCGAGCGCGCCACCGGTGCGTACAGCCCCTTCCTCCCGCAACTCTCGGCGGGCGCGGACTGGTCCCGTGCCCGGTCTTCCGCCTCCGGTGGATCATCGGCAGCACGAAACGACGTGAGTGCGGGCCTCTCGGCCCGGCAGAATCTTTTTGCGGGCTGGAAGGATACCGCATCCCTCGGGAAGGCCCGCGCCGAACGGATGGCCGCGGAAGCCGACCTTCAGGACACCAGTTCCAGGCTCAGGCTGGACTTGGCATCGGCCTTCGCTCAGTTGTCCTTCGGCCAGGACGCTCTCCGGCTGGCCGAAACAATCCTCTCACGGAGGCAGGAAAACGTCCGGCTCGTCGAACTCCGCTTTGAAGCCGGGCGCGAGAACAAGGGATCGTATCTCCGGAGCAAGGCCGCCGGGAGTCAAGCCCGGTTCGAAGTCGCTCAAGCCGACCGCGCGCTCGGGGTGAAGCGCAGACAGTTGGCACGGATTCTTGGGCGGAACGACGCGGCCGACCTGGTCGTCTCAGGAGATGTTCCCCCGCTTCCCTCCGACCCCAATCCGGATTTCCGCGGTATCGCTGAGGATGTCCCCTCGCTTCAGCGCGCTCGCGCAGCCGTCGATTCGGCTGGAGCCGGCGTGGAGTCGGCGCGGGGCCAGCTCTTCCCCGGAGTCGACGCCCTCACCAGCTTCGCCCGCGGCGGCGACGAGTGGCCGCCCGATTCCAATCGTTGGTCCGCCGGCCTGTCCATGACCTATCCCTTCTTCCCGGGTGGAAGAACCGCCTATGATATTCGAAGCGCACGGGCCGAGGAGCGTCGCGCCGAAGCCACGCTGCGAGATACGCGTGAGCGCGCCGTGGCGGACCTGGAAGCGGCGCTGAGCCGATATCGGGACGCCGTCGAGCGCTACGGGGTCCAAAATGAATTTCTTGAGGCGGCGCGCCTCCGGGCCGAAATCGGCCGCAGCCAATACACAAGCGGACTCTTGTCCTTCCAGGATTGGGACTTGATCGAGAATGATCTCATTTCGACGGAGAAATCATGGCTCGCCTCCAAGACGGACGTTTGGCTGGCACAGGCAGAATGGTTGAGGGCGCAAGGGAAAGGTCTGGATCGATGAGAGTCAAATGGTTCATGATCCTCGCCGCGCTCGCGCTCCTGGCCGCCGGAGGCTTTTGGGCGCTTCGAAAAAAGGAGCGCAAGGCGGAAACCATCACCTACCGAACCATCCGTGTTGAGCGGGGCGACCTCCAGGTTTCCATTCTAGCTACAGGCATCGTTCAGCCGCGCACCCGCGTCGAAATCAAACCGCCCCTCGGCGGCCGCGTGGAAGACATTCGCTTTGGAGAAGGGCAGAGCGTGCAGAAGGGGGAGGTGGTCGCGTGGATGAGTTCGGTCGAGCGCGCCGCCCTCTTGGACGCCGCCCGTGCCAAGGGACCGGAGGAATTGGCCCACTGGGAACAGCTCTACAAACCCATGCCTCTGGTCGCGCCACTCAACGGGGTCATCATCGCGCGCAATGTCGAACCCGGCCAGAGCGTTTCGGCCCAGGACGCCGTGCTCGTCATGTCCGACCGGCTCATCGTCCAGGCCCAGGTCGACGAAACGGACATCGGGCAGGTGCGGGTCGGCCAGAGCGCCGAGATCGTCCTCGATGCGTATCCCTCCGACCTCATTCCGGCGCAGGTCTCGCACATCGCCTACGAAGCAAGGACCGTGAACAACGTCACCATCTACGAAGTGGACATCACGCCGGGCCGCGTCCCACCCTTCATGCGGAGCGGCATGACGGCCAACGTCACCATGAAAGCCGAAGCCCGCAAGGGCGTGCTCGTGCTTCCGGCGGAGGCGATTCGGCAGGAGGATGGTCATGCCGTTGTCTCCGTGCCCGGCCCAACGCCGCGCCAACCCGGTTCGAGATCCGTCGAAACGGGCGTGACGGACGGCAAGCGCGTCGAGATCCGATCGGGGCTCGCGGAGGGCGACGTGGTTCTGATGAAAAGTTTCCGTATTCCCTCCACCGAAGGAACCAAGACCAGTCCCTTCATGCCGTGGGGCCAGCGCAAGGCCGGCGGCAAGGAGGGAAAATCGAGATGATCCGGTTGGCCAACGTTCGAAAGAGCTATCGCATGGGAGGAAGCGAGGTGCACGCCCTGGCGGGCGTCAGTCTGTCCATCACCGAAGGAGAGTTTATCGCCATCATGGGACCCTCGGGCTCCGGCAAGTCCACCCTGCTCCACATCCTTGGCCTCCTCGATGTTCCCGATTCCGGCGATTTCGAAATCATGGGGAGTCGCATTTCCTCACTGGACGAGGAAGAACGGGCCGACCTTCGCGGCCGGTCGATCGGTTTCGTTTTTCAACAGTTCAATCTGCTCCCCAGACTCACAGCCCTCGAGAACGTGTCCCTCCCGCTTGTGTACTCACGGAACGGACGCCGTCCGGATCTCGCGGTGCAGTTGCTCCAGACCGTGGGACTGAGCGACCGGAGTCGCCACCGACCGAATGAACTGTCGGGCGGTCAACAGCAGCGTGTCGCCATCGCCCGCGCTCTGGTCAATTCCCCGCCCATCATCCTCGCCGACGAACCGACGGGGAATCTGGATTCGCAGAGCGAGAAGGAGATTCTTGACGCCCTGCGCAAGCTGAATGCCGATGGAAAGACCATCATTCTTGTGACCCACGAAGCGGATATCGCGCGGAGCGCCGGGCGGACCATCCGGATGCGGGACGGGCTGGTCCAGTCGGATGAACGAGTGGGCGCGCATAAGAAGCCCACTGACCTCCCGGTGACCGCGGGCCATGTTACATGCCGCACCATCCGTGGTGCGGCGACATATCATGGTCCCATACCCTCCGTGGCATGGGGCTTCCAGCCCGCGTCCATGGACGCACCCTCAAAGGGTGCGCCTACCTCGAACATGGATGCCCGGATTCCAATGATGCAAGTCCCCCACCACGCCCTCAGCCTCCGCAAACTCTCCGATCACGCCCGTCAGGCGGGTCGCGCTCTTCGCGCCAACAAAGTGCGATCCGGCCTGTCCATGCTCGGAATTCTCATCGGCGTCGCGGCCGTCATCGCGACGCTTGCTCTCGGCGAGGGCGCCCGGCGTTCGATCGAGGAGCGTCTCGCCTCCATGGGATCCAACCTCCTCGTACTTCGCCCCGGCTCTGCGCGACTTCACGGGGTTTCCCGGGAGGGTCCCGGCGTGGTTCGCCTCACGATGGACGACGCCGAGGCCATCCGCAAATCCGTTCCCGGTGTGGCCAAGGTGGCCCCCACCGTCAGCGGCCGCGGCCAGGTGGTGGTGGGCAACAAGAATTGGAACACCCAGATCCTCGGCGCCGTTCCCGAATATGCCGGGATGCGCGCGGCCTCACCGGGCTCCGGCCGCTTCCCCACCGAGGAGGAGATGCAGCGGCGGGCGCGGGTGGCCGTACTCGGCATGACGCCCCTGCGCGAGCTCTTTGGCGATCGCAACCCCTTGGGCGAATTCATCAAGATCAACAGGGTCAATTTCCAGGTCATCGGGGTCTTGCGGGAGAAAGGGGCCTCCACGTGGAGGGACGAGGACGACATCGTCGTGATCCCCTTGTCGACCGCGATGCGAAGGCTGCTTGGAAAGGAATACGTCGATTCCATCGACATCGAAATCGCTTCACCGGATCAGATGGAAGATGCGAGGACCGAGATCGAGAATCTCATCATGCGCACCCACCGAATTCCACCTTCGCAGCCCGATACGTTCCAGATCCGCAACATGGCCGAGATCCAGGAAGCCCTCTCCGAAACCAGCCGAACCCTCTCATGGCTTCTCGCCTGTATCGCCGCGATTTCACTCCTAGTCGGCGGAATCGGAATCATGAACATCCTTCTCGTTTCGGTCACGGAGCGCACCCGGGAGATCGGGCTGAGGAAAGCCGTGGGCGCCACCCGGTCGGACATCCTGGGCCAATTCCTTGTGGAGGCGATCGTCGTCAGTACGCTGGGAGGGATCCTGGGCATCACGCTGGGTTGGTCACTTACGCAAGGGATGTCCCGCATGGCCGGATGGGCCACCGCCGTGTCCCCCGGTGCGGTCGCGCTCGCCTTCTTTTTCTCCGCCGCCGTGGGCGTGGTCTTCGGTCTCTGGCCCGCCCGCCGCGCTGCCGCGCTCAAC contains:
- the glgP gene encoding alpha-glucan family phosphorylase translates to MEIGVDPAIPTYAGGLGVLAGDTLRAAADLALPLVGVSLLHRKGYFRQRLDKEGNQTETPCDWNPEKVLEPLPARVSIELEGRTVRVGVWRFLIRGTGGGAALESYGDSTRRPRSGAEGVVPVYFLDTDLPENTPWHRSLCGALYGTDLRYRFCQEAVLGLGGVAVLRAIGHESIRFFHMNEGHSALLTLALLEERLPGRRWESATETDLDAVRRQCVFTTHTPVPAGHDQFPCSMVAEVLGRVRSDALDRHGWCDRTQLNMTHLALMLSDYVNGVAMRHGEVSQDLFPETPIESITNGVHAGTWASPSFAALFDRYLPAWRGDNSYLRYAIRIPPADIHQAHVEAKAALLAEVERRTHVRLDPNALTLGFARRATAYKRADLLFTDLNRLRSIASQHGRLQLVFAGKAHPNDEPGKHLIRRIFQASAALSEAVPVVYLEEYDMALAKTVCAGVDVWLNTPQQPLEASGTSGMKAAVNGVPSLSVLDGWWVEGHVEGVTGWSIGGHWEDLKVLPYEASRRGEACLAPTAPSSWAHNDRRGDEVRSLYDKLEQTILPLYFQRPEEFDRIRQSTIVVNGSFFNAHRMMNQYIRNAYRE
- the malQ gene encoding 4-alpha-glucanotransferase, whose protein sequence is MADKMEALRRLAELHGVQTTYYTIEGQRRDAKPEVLLAILKALGAPIQRLEDAPDALHRLLDAAQHPPSAPSSSRGEGMVAAPFMGASSDAGMKPAPTPSPSKGEGEGGGGGETLQPLKAWSPGSGERRWGVFVPLYSLRSSRNWGVGDFTDIENLVDWVGGLGGGIVGTLPLLATFLDDPFAACPYTPVSRMFWNELFIDVEGIPELADTPEASSLASSADFRSEIREQREIQLVDYRGVMQLKRRVLERLADSISSRPGGRLDAFLAFRSEHPRLNDYARFRAVGERSQQPWRTWPEPARNGTLTPGDSDPRAEQYHAYVQWIAHEQLTSLARRARMKNVLLYLDFPLGVHPDGYDAWRFSEMFVEGVSVGAPPDPFFSKGQRWGFAPLHPQRLLDSGNRLWSDSIRHHMGCAGILRIDHVMGLHRQFWIPDGFEAMDGVYVRYPKSDLYDALCRESLAHETIVVGEDLGTVPEELRPALHERGILRLFILSFEQDLTGGRPLPTPPFDSVAGLNTHDIPPFAALWGDRPNRSEALRRCHDHLAGGPAFATLVNLEDLWFETEPQNRPGTTDEFPNWRRKARKTFEEFSSDGSIMLALKRVDRLRRGVPPES
- the glgB gene encoding 1,4-alpha-glucan branching protein GlgB, which encodes MFTVSSALTDLDLHLFNEGTHGRLYRKLGAHSINPRPDSGVRFAIWAPAAESVSVIGSFNQWKPNVHPLSAKGSSGIWEGTAEKAQKGDLYKFHVVPRGGVARFDKTDPFSFFTEQPPKTASIIWNLDYSWGDGEWMHGRGERTTRSKPVSIYEVHLGSWKRVAGEGHRSLSYREAAAQLSDYVKDTGFTHVEFLPLMEHPFFGSWGYQTTGYFAPSSYYGTPQDLMFLIDTLHRNGIGVILDWVPSHFPTDPHSLGEFDGTHLYEHADPRQGVHPDWNSYVFNYGRHEVRSFLLSSAIFWLDLYHADGLRVDAVASMLYRDYSRKDGEWIPHPTGGREDTDAIDFLRRLNETVYQEYPDVQMIAEESTAWPAVSHPTNTGGLGFGYKWDMGWMNDTLRYFSQDPVHRKHHHPKLTFRQLYSHSENFVLPLSHDEVTHGKGSLLGKMPGDDWQKFANLRLLLAWQFAQPGKKLLFMGGEIGQRSEWNHDGSIEWPLLQHAPHAGIGKWVRDLNRIYVTSPALHALDCDPAGFEWIECNDASSSVLAFLRRSADPGETVLAAFNFTPVVRTSFRVGVPFEGAWQETLNSDSTLYGGSGHGNMGQVTAMALPSHGRPFSVVLALPPLAAIFLSAPVPEHAPVR
- a CDS encoding RNA polymerase sigma factor, whose amino-acid sequence is MDPIETTISPAKESPNDREIIREVLGGHTQSYEALIRRYQDRIFGFCMTTLSNREEAEEAAQEVFVKAFRSLARFRGDAAFSTWLIRIAVNECRDALRRRSRRRELSLEELQDKYGEQARTLFLDPAGEADSEMADLVDQLLSSLRPEERTLLVLREREGHSYTEIAAILGCSVDAVKARLRRARQSLREMARHFSP
- a CDS encoding zf-HC2 domain-containing protein, which translates into the protein MDHRQAWELLSPYRDGELNNADQKAVAAHVAHCGECRSELAAWNSMGAAIFRRPMAAPSTHFSSRVMARLADPPIPVFDPVWLSLRRPAPLRSGDGERNWDAVLRRWLIPAFGAALAAAALALLVPEQDSTGATELLLLADAQEDSGTLGPLLASEIETDSYDEQLLEEP
- a CDS encoding TolC family protein, giving the protein MSVLLAVVLMLSLSRAASAESLTWDACLREASERNPELAAAQERLAAARERATGAYSPFLPQLSAGADWSRARSSASGGSSAARNDVSAGLSARQNLFAGWKDTASLGKARAERMAAEADLQDTSSRLRLDLASAFAQLSFGQDALRLAETILSRRQENVRLVELRFEAGRENKGSYLRSKAAGSQARFEVAQADRALGVKRRQLARILGRNDAADLVVSGDVPPLPSDPNPDFRGIAEDVPSLQRARAAVDSAGAGVESARGQLFPGVDALTSFARGGDEWPPDSNRWSAGLSMTYPFFPGGRTAYDIRSARAEERRAEATLRDTRERAVADLEAALSRYRDAVERYGVQNEFLEAARLRAEIGRSQYTSGLLSFQDWDLIENDLISTEKSWLASKTDVWLAQAEWLRAQGKGLDR
- a CDS encoding efflux RND transporter periplasmic adaptor subunit, giving the protein MRVKWFMILAALALLAAGGFWALRKKERKAETITYRTIRVERGDLQVSILATGIVQPRTRVEIKPPLGGRVEDIRFGEGQSVQKGEVVAWMSSVERAALLDAARAKGPEELAHWEQLYKPMPLVAPLNGVIIARNVEPGQSVSAQDAVLVMSDRLIVQAQVDETDIGQVRVGQSAEIVLDAYPSDLIPAQVSHIAYEARTVNNVTIYEVDITPGRVPPFMRSGMTANVTMKAEARKGVLVLPAEAIRQEDGHAVVSVPGPTPRQPGSRSVETGVTDGKRVEIRSGLAEGDVVLMKSFRIPSTEGTKTSPFMPWGQRKAGGKEGKSR